In the Stegostoma tigrinum isolate sSteTig4 unplaced genomic scaffold, sSteTig4.hap1 scaffold_641, whole genome shotgun sequence genome, ccaactggaaaagcaggttaagcacctgtatataaggaaactttaaacagacacttaacagccaacaaatgtgagaaatatccatttcttgctggattaccaattttgctgttgggaaaataggcctaggcttagcaatgtaaattcaaacaagatagccccctctcagaactcaacactcacagtcgtagagttctgttttcacaggttggcgtataatagcatcaagcacaatacaccaaatcttctttggtaccttttccttccataaaactgcttttagtagatgcgcacagaattcattttatacacgttgaacagttggtaagttcaagaggccagttccagcactttgacttgcatctgcttcatcatccaaacagaacaaaataaagacccactctttgtaagtcaagttttccatttttagtgacaaggtgaagtgcgagaactgctcacttgatgttaaaaactcctaagtatgtacctatatatttcaattctgtgaaatatgtggaatgagttcgagagaaggattaattttcttgtgctgggagagagctgggacagataaaataggttgaatggcctcctcccatgctaaaaatgtccataactgttcttggccctgcgaaattgaagtggccatcctttcattatgactgtgagacgcagcatgttacgatagatggcacaatgaagaaatcctttgttattaatgaatttttcagtactaggcattcttccgaagtcaaatgttcgatatgtacctgttgcactgacttggttccaaacagttataatgtggaggtgctggtgttggactaggatggacaaagtcagagctcacatgacatcaggttgtaatctgacaggtttatttgaaatcacacaagctttgggagtgcagtcccttcatcaggtgcggtcagggaggtaaacacacagacacacaattgataagcagacagatcaaaacatcatacaactggtgtgagtggagtgtcagataataagtcttcatccaggatgtttgtttgtttgcagatattttgttgaagaaacacacaacttgtagttacagtcagtgtggtatcttataaattcttgcttttgaaataaaggttaaaactctcagacagattctgaacacaagcctctaagctacaagtcagagtctgacctgagatgccaccttttgtacattcctgttgcgctgcctgattatcatgacaacacagcactgacattggctttataaacgctttacttgcctctaacactcttggtcacctgtacagagttattatctgacactccactcacgctaattctatgatcttttgatctctctgctgataagctgtgtctctctgtggtcacctcacgaactgcacctgatgaaggggctgcactccaaaagtctttgagatttcaaatgaacctgttggactacaagctggtgtcatgtgacttctgacttcaaacacttgtacaatgtgttttcaatcctaccgtgacttgacaataagtcaacttcttaaaatttataaaatgagaatgtcaagtgaagtatgtcgaaccttgagcgtttaaaaaaggaaatattacaaccacagtccagtcagacagtaaagacagaaggaatgattgaatcgactgtgtctgacaccacacaattaatcccccttatggaagaatggttggctgcgttctctttcttcaggaacatccagctaataccaccttaccactgcttgttttattcatctggtcctccatctaattccttgcagtcttggtcaaaccttgatgtaatttattcaaattttcaatgaaataaatttaactttatattccacaattttaacatttccttttaaggtttgaacagttcagttcgtacagtgcacatgttgtgttaataattggagaacatggtggaaaaatcaagatatattgacaagtaaacaaatggctaacttctgtttccttgtcagtaatgccttttgaacagaacattaagttgcgcaactatgtagagataacaatttcaaactgggaagaccactttgtggtccccacaccaatctctattcactacctactgattgcattactccgccttggcaacaatgtaatattacgcttgtctcagcacaaccttggcatcttgtttatcccatgatgaacgtccgaccacacattcatgcaatccctgaaGCTGTCTCTTTatatcttttcaatcctgcctacctgtctcttgtcttggctcattagcagtgaaaccttcatctggaactacttcacttctggacctgacaattccaatgcattccctgttggagtcccacatttgcccattgaaaacttgacgtcgtctaaaactccactgcccgagtctcaccttgaaccaaatcctcttctctgtactttctacctgactgatactattaacagtaattttattaaattctcatttttgtttacaaatcgttccttggctacgcctatcgctattttcgtaatctccaccagtccaactatacttcaggatatctgcactcgtctaattatgtcctcttgcccactcttgattttaaagggcccactactagttgccaaacatttaattgtgtcggcttcaaacccaagaagagacttcctacaccttcagcgagcaaactcacatcccgaccctcaacccgagcaacaaatcttctcaaaactcgctaacttcctacacctcttagcctctggaCGTTTCCTCTtctaaggcactttttaaaacaatcctctttcatcaagctcttgatcgtcagaactaacaacttaataaggctcagttgtattctgggatcgtgaatactcctttcagacgccttcaaagtttccctccattaaagagattttataagtggttcaagtcattgccaagcagagggggacgaattggggagttacttcaaagagctatgatatgccaaacgacctccttccacactggccaactctgattctacaaaaacaaaaatgattttcagacttgggaagatccctcaaaaatgtcacaagtaaccagcttatgggcagagtcgagctgctgagatgatagaccaggatttaggggtaccaggagtgataatatgctgaacacaatcaaattttgaggttgtagaatgatatGGTCTTCATCATTattgacacttggaccattttccttcctttccacagaacaagtcaaatagcggcagcacaatgttgcatggccgctcaagcctgctccaccgtcgatgatgattgtggctggtcttccacatcaattaaactttggctcatatctcatcctcttctcaaaacatcgatctattcacgtgtagtatccctctcgctaacttaatgagaattcattccaatcactgaactcctaacgctgacccaccccaggtgaaaaaattcagctgagatcaggaactgatctcgcctgtatggctgagctggcttttaaaatgtttgccagtgagagagtcccagtgagaaacattcattaaaaaaaataattgcatggattgctctccaatcctaaactctattcaaattcagttggtttgtgatgcagagtgatgccctgcagagagggctcaattgccataccagtgagcttaccacaaagggtcttcgcctcaaccgctctacttgactgaggcatggtgatcttcaggttaaatcataaccagttgtctctctctaaggagtcgccaaatggcgtgctcagactttacctttaaccctgataacatggcaacaagcagataatttagctgatgtcactgactaatagaatcctcaattatactgatattcatgttgtgatatcatcagaaggcatgctcaactaagttttaatttgcaaattaagttaacaaccattcaatcaatattactgaagtactcatattactgatcgtctcgatacaacattctggttacatctgttcataagtgaagtgtaatgtaattgcacttactgtggttttatcaatgtgatcctgcaatgagtcaataagcaggtcacccacaggttgccaatcagtgtggaccccctcagctgttatcacatgagcctcaagatcatccagcgctttctgcagttcttgaagtttctccaacgccttttccacctgtttctgccagttgctcgcacgggttttcaattgctcccaattttccttcacttctgttgactgtttgcggacagctttggcaattctctgggctctctcttccggggtaggttctggaaatatgaagtgcaaataatttatcaactgttcatgattttgatcgatagattttctttctaaacccctttcctttcaaaggtctctctggactttctcctgaaattgggatatataagactgaagcacatcaatgataaattctgtaattagccaGGAGGTCGTGGAGCCatgaacagagaatcacagagaaccaatacaaagccaaataaaattccgcagatatttgaaatttgtcactaccaaggaagctttaaaaaaggaaaaggattacggactaaatgggtacaattctcaacaaaagatttgaaaaatcctttcatgatatctttcatagctatgagacaaacatccaacagaaaccaactttcatctttcaggactggcaagttagaatgataaacccaaagtctaccctgcatagttctctctcgaactcacttaatgaggttgttaagagatgtagagataacaaagtgtgcagctggatgaacacagcaggccaagcagcatctgaggagcacaaaagctgacatgttgggccgagacctttcatcagaaaagggggagggggagagagttctgaaataaatagtgagagagggggaggcggatcaaagatggatagaggagaagataggtggagaggagacagacaagttcaagaggtggggatggagccagcagaggtgagtgtaggtggggaggtagggaggggagaggtcagtccggggaggacgaacaggtctccggggcgggaagaggttaggaggcaggaaatgggggtggggtttgaggtggcaggatgggataggtgggctggttttgggatgcgggagggggaggggtgattttgaagcttgtcaagtccacattgataccatggagtgcagggttcccaagcgcaatatgaggtgctgctcctgcaaccttcaggtggcatcgttgtggcactgcaggaggcccaggatggacatgttacctgaggattggtcaggagagtcgaaacagttcacgactgggaggtgcagttctttagtgcaaactgagcacaggtgaagcggtccccaaacctctgtttggtttccccgatgtagagggggccacaatggcaacagtggatacagtctacgacattagcagatgtgcaggtaaacatctgtttgatgaggaaattcttcctggggcctgggatgggggggaggtatcgggaccagtgaattttcaacgttgtgatgacaacatttatggatatgcagggaaaagtgctgggtgtcgggagtgctagaggggagtgtggagcggataagggggtcacctaagggtggtgggaaaaatgtctttggtggtggggtcggattgcggatggcagaagggtcggaggacgacgcattgaatccggatgttggtggggtggtacgtgagggcgacgaggacactgttttggtagttattatggggtgcgggtgtgagggatgagttgtgggaaacgcgggtgacacggtcgagggtgtttttgaccactgaggaggggcaagttccggtccttgaacaaccctcaacagtttctctttcaattcctcccacttccgacagacaaagagggtggccagggtagccaaatgggcccaagctatgcctgcctctttgtaggttacatggaacgctccctcttccgtacccacactggccctcaaccccacctcttcctccgttacattgatgactgtatcggcaccgcctcgtgttcccacaaggggctctaacagataatccacttcaccaacaccttcctcccgaacttgaagttaacctggacaatatctgatacctctctctcctacctggaccactctatgtccaaccactgagaaacaaatatccatttcaactccaccaattcccacagctaccaagattacacctcctcccaccatattcctgcaacaattcatctcctattccccattcctttgcctctgcatctgcactcccaggatgaggtattctattcccgtatatctcagatgtcctcatttttcaaggaccacaacttgccccgctctgtggttgataacgccctcgaccgtgtctccagcatttcctgcaacaaatccctctcaccccaccccgcgacaacaaccaaaacaaagtctccctcgtcctaacgtaccaccccaccaacctccggatacaacgcatcatccttcgaaacttgcagattctctgggaggctacggaacaggcggcggagcctttggccttgatcttcgAATCCTCagtgtctacaggtttagtaccagaaggctggagggttgcaaatgttgtgcccttgttcaaagagggcagtagagatgacccaggtaattataaacccagtgagccttccgtctgttgcaggaaaagttttggaaaggattgtaagagatcggatttataatcatcgagcaagcaccaatttgatgggagatagtcaacacggatttgtcaagggcaggtcgtgtctcacaagcctcattgagtaattttggaaggtggccaagcacgtggatgagggtcgggcagttgacgtggtggacatggacttcagtaaagccttcgataaggttccacatggtaggctattggagaaaacatggagacatgggattgggggagatttagcaggtcggattagaaactggctttggcgaaggaggcaaccagtggtggttgatagaaaatattcagcctggagtctggttactactggtttgtctcaaggatctgttttgggaccactgctgtttgtcatttttataaatgacttggacggaggcattggtagatcggttagtaagtttgcagatgacactcaggtcggtggagtggtggacaatgtggaagaatgttgcacgtgacaggtagacttggatgaactgcagaattgggcggaaaggtggcagatggagttcaatgcggataaatgtgaggtgattcactttgggatgaataataggaaggcagaatattgggtcaatggaaagattcttggaagtgttgctgtgcagagggtgtccatctgtgtcgatccctgaaaattgccatccaggttgatcgTGCTGTgaaggcggcttacggtgttttaggttttattggtagtgggATTGAGATgcagagcaactgtccaaaaaactggtgcggtctcatttggaatattgcgtacagttctggtcgccccattacaggaaggatgtggaagcattggaaaaggtgcagaggagatgttgcctggtccggagcgaaggtcttctgaagaaaggctgagggacttgggtctgtactcattggagagaaggtggttcagaggggatttaatagagacatacaagatgatcagtggatgagacagggtggacagtgtgggtctttttccgaggatgatgacgtcagcttgtatgagggggcacagctaaacagtgagggataatagatttgagatagatatcagaggcaggttctttactcagagagtggtaaggatgtggaaccccctgcctgccaatgcagttagctcagccacattaggggcatttcaacagtccttggagaagcatatggatgataatgggatcgtgtagggggatgggctgagattagttcactggtccatccacatcatcgcaatgagccaaaaagcacaccgttgtctctacttcctaggaggctaaggcaattgtgtgtgcccacaagggcaactttcattgatgtaccacagaaagcatcctatctggatgcatatcacagcacggttcctctagcaaaacaatcccaaattattatggctcctgcctttcttcttccaggcagaattggttctgctttgtcataactaatttggttgaaaatccacgctcagtctaagttaattcttccaacaattcagat is a window encoding:
- the LOC132209071 gene encoding utrophin-like, giving the protein MCSCGLRSCGGHGSGTAVSSPYAAEPTPEERAQRIAKAVRKQSTEVKENWEQLKTRASNWQKQVEKALEKLQELQKALDDLEAHVITAEGVHTDWQPVGDLLIDSLQDHIDKTTGKDYLQNLRLGFERQQPLFWRDNGNCRCWRMRDNTVWNWMKTAGQAAS